In Arthrobacter sp. MN05-02, one genomic interval encodes:
- a CDS encoding 2-methylcitrate dehydratase, which yields MVEIHTVRVHRSEENLPRSGQLAWKIADVAADDVEVPADVTDMVINRIIDNASVAVASLNRAPVVAARAQASSHPVSAHGSGAFVFGVDSPVSAEWAAWANGVAVRELDYHDTFLAADYSHPGDNIPPILAVAQHTGASGRDLVRAIATGYEIQVDLVKAICLHEHKIDHVAHLGPSAAAGIGTLLGLDRDVVFHAVGQALHTTTATRQSRKGEISTWKAHAPAFAGKMAVEAVDRAMRGQTSPTPIYEGEDGVIAWLLDGPEASYDVPLPAPGEAKRAILDTYTKEHSAEYQAQAWIDLARRLHRSHPEVTDPANVASVVIATSHHTHYVIGSGSNDPQKYDPTASRETLDHSIPYIFTVALQDGRWHHEDSYAPSRAARPDTVALWHKVTTLEDPEWTRRYHSLDIAEKAFGGRVEITLTDGTVITDEIAVADAHPLGARPFARADYVAKLRMLAAGIVDDAELDRFLAAVEQLPDLPAGSLGQLNIVARPGYLDAAAAPQGLL from the coding sequence ATGGTTGAGATCCATACCGTCCGCGTCCACCGTAGCGAGGAGAACCTGCCCCGGTCCGGGCAGCTCGCCTGGAAGATCGCCGACGTCGCAGCGGACGACGTCGAGGTTCCCGCCGATGTCACCGACATGGTGATCAACCGCATCATCGACAACGCCTCCGTCGCCGTCGCGTCGCTGAACCGGGCCCCGGTCGTCGCGGCCCGCGCCCAGGCGTCGAGCCACCCCGTGTCGGCACACGGCTCGGGTGCGTTCGTCTTCGGCGTCGACTCCCCCGTCTCGGCGGAGTGGGCCGCCTGGGCCAACGGCGTCGCGGTCCGCGAACTCGACTACCACGACACCTTCCTCGCGGCCGACTATTCCCACCCCGGGGACAACATCCCGCCGATCCTCGCAGTAGCCCAGCACACCGGCGCCTCCGGCCGGGACCTCGTGCGGGCGATCGCCACGGGCTACGAGATCCAGGTCGACCTCGTGAAGGCCATCTGCCTGCACGAGCACAAGATCGACCATGTGGCCCACCTTGGCCCCTCCGCCGCGGCCGGCATCGGCACGCTCCTCGGCCTCGACCGCGACGTCGTCTTCCACGCCGTCGGCCAGGCACTGCACACCACGACGGCGACGCGCCAGTCCCGCAAGGGCGAGATCTCGACGTGGAAGGCCCACGCCCCCGCCTTCGCCGGCAAGATGGCCGTGGAGGCGGTCGACCGCGCCATGCGTGGCCAGACCTCCCCCACCCCGATCTACGAGGGTGAGGACGGCGTGATCGCCTGGCTGCTCGACGGGCCGGAAGCCTCCTACGACGTGCCCCTGCCGGCACCGGGCGAAGCCAAGCGTGCCATCCTCGACACCTATACGAAGGAGCACTCCGCGGAGTACCAGGCGCAGGCCTGGATCGACCTCGCGCGGCGCCTCCACCGTTCGCACCCGGAGGTGACGGACCCGGCGAACGTCGCGTCCGTCGTCATCGCCACATCGCACCACACCCACTACGTCATCGGCTCCGGCTCCAACGACCCCCAGAAGTACGATCCGACCGCCTCCCGGGAGACGCTCGACCACTCGATCCCCTACATCTTCACCGTGGCCCTGCAGGACGGCCGCTGGCACCACGAGGACTCCTACGCCCCGTCCCGCGCCGCCCGTCCGGACACCGTGGCACTCTGGCACAAGGTCACCACCCTCGAGGACCCCGAGTGGACGCGTCGCTACCATTCGCTGGACATCGCGGAGAAGGCATTCGGCGGCAGGGTCGAGATCACGCTCACCGACGGCACCGTCATCACCGACGAGATCGCCGTGGCCGATGCGCACCCCCTCGGCGCCCGGCCCTTCGCCCGGGCCGACTACGTCGCCAAGCTGCGGATGCTGGCAGCGGGCATCGTCGACGACGCCGAGCTCGACCGCTTCCTGGCCGCCGTCGAGCAGTTGCCGGACCTCCCGGCCGGTTCGCTCGGGCAGCTGAACATCGTCGCCCGTCCCGGCTACCTCGATGCGGCCGCCGCGCCGCAGGGACTCCTGTAG
- a CDS encoding GntR family transcriptional regulator, producing MRASDRAYSLLRSDIVEWRLAPGELLAEVEQSARLGVSRTPVREALARLVAEGLASPHSGRGVVVSAISLDAVTDLFEVRLPLECAAVRLAARRGDQAVFAALAGEFAAAGRLIEGDGGGQDAYYGLVARLDRAIDDAALNPYLLQAQKPIRTHLARVRRLARDNPRRLLASAREHEQIALALSVGHADLAEASMRVHLHNSLQHLLSPSSGDHDTSPNHREEHHG from the coding sequence ATGCGGGCGAGCGACCGCGCCTACTCCCTGCTCCGCTCCGACATCGTGGAGTGGAGGCTCGCCCCCGGCGAGCTGCTCGCGGAGGTGGAACAGTCCGCCCGCCTGGGCGTGTCGAGGACCCCTGTGCGTGAGGCACTGGCCCGCCTCGTCGCCGAAGGCCTGGCCTCTCCCCACAGCGGGCGCGGAGTCGTCGTCTCCGCGATCTCCCTCGACGCCGTCACGGATCTGTTCGAGGTGCGGCTGCCCCTGGAGTGCGCCGCCGTCCGGCTCGCCGCCCGCCGCGGCGACCAGGCGGTGTTCGCCGCGCTCGCCGGCGAGTTCGCGGCGGCCGGGAGACTCATCGAGGGCGACGGCGGTGGGCAGGACGCGTACTACGGTCTCGTCGCGCGGCTGGACCGGGCCATCGACGACGCCGCACTCAATCCGTATCTCCTCCAGGCGCAGAAACCCATCCGGACGCATCTGGCGCGGGTCCGTCGACTCGCCCGGGACAACCCGCGCCGACTCCTGGCGTCGGCGCGGGAGCACGAGCAGATCGCGCTCGCGCTGAGCGTCGGACATGCCGACCTCGCGGAGGCCTCGATGCGCGTACACCTCCACAACAGCCTGCAGCATCTCCTGTCCCCGTCCTCCGGGGACCACGACACGTCACCGAACCATCGAGAGGAACACCATGGTTGA